The following are encoded together in the Diabrotica undecimpunctata isolate CICGRU chromosome 7, icDiaUnde3, whole genome shotgun sequence genome:
- the Cpsf5 gene encoding cleavage and polyadenylation specificity factor subunit 5: MAMTSSQVKREQQNNLTGGTGWPRRNSQTTTNNTAPTNTFTPTAINRIINLYPLTNYIFGTKEPLFEKDPSVPARFQRMRDEFDRIGMRRSVEGVLLVHEHGLPHVLLLQLGTTFFKLPGGELNPGEDEVEGLKRLLTETLGRLDGVKQEWVVEDIIGNWWRPNFEPPQYPYIASHITKPKEHKRLFLVQLQEKALFAVPKNYKLVAAPLFELFDNSQGYGPIISSLPQALCRFQFIYM; this comes from the coding sequence ACAACAGAACAATTTAACCGGGGGCACCGGTTGGCCAAGAAGAAACAGTCAAACGACTACTAATAATACAGCTCCAACAAATACTTTTACGCCTACAGcaataaatcgaattataaactTGTATCCTTTAACAAATTATATATTTGGTACAAAAGAGCCATTATTCGAGAAAGATCCAAGTGTACCTGCCAGATTTCAACGTATGCGTGATGAATTTGATAGAATTGGAATGAGAAGAAGTGTAGAAGGTGTATTATTAGTACATGAACATGGTTTGCCTCATGTGCTTCTTTTGCAACTCGGAACAACTTTTTTTAAACTTCCTGGTGGAGAATTAAATCCTGGAGAAGATGAAGTTGAAGGTTTGAAGAGATTATTAACTGAGACTTTGGGTCGTTTAGATGGTGTTAAACAAGAGTGGGTTGTAGAAGATATCATTGGAAATTGGTGGAGGCCCAATTTTGAACCACCACAATACCCTTATATTGCCTCCCATATAACCAAACCAAAAGAACATAAGCGTTTATTTTTGGTTCAGTTACAAGAAAAAGCATTATTTGCAGTTCCAAAAAACTATAAGCTAGTAGCTGCCCcactttttgaattatttgataatTCACAAGGGTATGGACCTATTATATCCTCATTACCACAAGCTTTGTGTAGGTTCCAATTTATATATATGTGA